CAAGGAAGAGACGGCgcaagtggtgagtggagctcgactcgactcgactcgataGTCACCGGAACTATGCTGATTATCCTATAATTATGCAGCAAACTGAAACGTTGAAAAACCTGTTTGTGCTGTACTTCTCGATCCTCAAGAGTCCCACCCGAACACCACTTCTTCCTGCTGCCTTGGAAGGTATATCCACCTACGcccatcacatcaacgtCGATTTCTTCCGAGATTTGTTGATTGTCTTACGTCGAATCATTTCTGACCAAGAGACCGCCGAGACAAAAGCCAACGAACCGGAttctgatgacgaagacgaagagaacCGTCGAAATCAGGTAGCTGATCCTGTTGGAGCTTCTCAACGAGTACGATTACGTTTACTCGCCATCGTCACTGCTTTCGATTTGTTATccggacaaggagaagcatTGAACATTGATTTGGCAGACTTCATCAattccctcttcaccctcttgAGACCTCTATCCCTGGACACCGGTATAGAAGATCCAccaactcttccacctctgacGAAACTCACTTCTAATGCCGTTCACACTCTATCGACTTCCGGTCTCCTATTCAGATGCCTGAATTCAACCTTCTTTTCACCTAGGAATGTCTCGAAATCACCACCTTATCGAACTGCAGCATTCGCAAAGCGATTGGTGGAATGTGCTCTCCAATTCCCACCAGAGAGCGCGAGACAAGCAATAAATTTCGCAAGAGCTTTGATGAGCAAAGAGGCTAAACTTGAAGGAATGTTGGATACGGAGGAAAGGATGGCGGACGGGGTGTATAAGCCCGAGATGGAAGATCCACAATTGTGTAATCCGTTCGCGACAAGTTTGTGGGAGGGTGGTGTTCTCGGTGATAAGCATTGGGATAGATTGGTGAGGACCGAGATGGTGAAGTATAGAGATGGCAAAGTGGTTTAGGTGCTTTCGTGTACATCTTGCATATTGATGATGTAATGTATGTTATGCATATGATCCGACTCTGGTCTAGTGTACAACAGGGGCTCTTGCTTGCCCACGCCCATTCCCAACGCACGAACCTGCAGCAGCACGCCAACATCTCGACTACAGCTCACCAACGCCCGTCGCACCCAAATCTCGCCATACTTTAGGTCTCCCCGTATCAGCTTCTGCGCCGAACCAACTCGCTGCAGAAGGTTGAGACTGGTCATCAATCCTGCAATCCGATCCATGCAATCAGCCCAAACCACCCACACACACTGAAGCTGAGAGTTGATAGAACTGACCATTTACATTCCACGCCCTGTTTGTCCATGAGGACTTTTACAGTGGCCCATGAGAATCGAACGATCCCCTTATATCCGAATACAGGATCAAGACCTTCTTTGAGGAATGCTTGGGTCTTGGGATCAGAGGGATAACCACTACCTCGGGCAATGGGTTCTTCGCCTTCTACTTTGAGAGGGTGTGTTCTAGATGAGTGGGAAAGACAGGTCGGTCAGCCAGTCCGAACAGCTGGACAAGCAATTCCCAGATCAATATTGGTTGGTCGGAGTGGATACACCAGCTTGAGCGATCTCCGTTACCTCGTGATGCTGAAACAGGATGAGACAGGAATTTGGGCGTGGTAAGGGTATCAAGGGAGACTCAggctcgcactcacccatccaCTCCCATATCCTCCGGATCCACCCATTCATGCACATATCTATCCCTTGTGACTTTCGCAATGATAGATGCCGCACCCACGATCTTGAAAAGCGAATCGGCTTTGGGACATACTGTGAATGTgatggtggggaagatggcgGTGAGTCGGGCTTGCCATTGTGGTGCAGGGCCTAGGGCATCGACGTAGCACTAGAGATGCAGCAACGCAGATCAAATCGGAAGGGTGTGATGGATGCAAATAGATGCGGTTTAGTACAACGGGAAGTAGAATGGAATGATGGGATACCGACAGTACATCAGTCACGCGCATTCCGGGTCATTGAAGTTGGaaggcgactcacctccttcagaTTGACCCCTCTCTCCAACGCAGACCTAATCAGCCCGATCGTAGCGTCCTACGTTCCGTGGAATATCAGCTCCCTTCCTCGTGTCACGACAAGTAGACTAGACGCCCACCTCTGCTTGTCTATTCAAATTGATAGGGACTCTTCGTAACATATTCCGAGAGATGTCTTGCGGAGAAAGTGAGGTTGAAGAATAACATAGTGGTGTATGTTCGTCGAATGATTCCCAGAGTGATTGACGGGTATCAGCGGAAAGGGCTTTGGAGTCTGTGGTACCGAAGCcatgatcagcttggtttGATCATGACCTACAGCGAGGCCATTTATCAGTAGAAATAGGACGTACCATCAAAACCTATGTCTTCTAATGTCGGCTTGAATGACAAAGGACAATAAGCAGCGGCATACACCATCGGTCCTAATTCATACGATCACATCAGTACGGGTATTCcacatctccaccttgtGCTTGATCTCATATGAACGTACCCAGCACAGCTACGAAATTTGTAAGATAGTAAGATAGATCAGCACGACACGTCTCTGCCGATGATAGACAAGCACTCACGCCCTCGCCCCGCTTCATCGATACccatcatccatccttcGCTCTCATTTGTGGGAAGCCCAGAGACGGACGAAGGCAGAGCTGAATGGTAAGTGTATGAATCTTGCAGTGGAGGAATTGGGCTAACGTTGACCGGATCGATAGGATGcgacatgatgatgaaggtaGCTTTCGATGAGTTTCTGTGTTACTTGATCAATGGAAAGGCGTGTGTAAAGAACGATCGGACATAGATGAACTTGATTCATGGCAAAGTAATGTTGAGAATCTCGACGCGTAAAATCAGACGCGCGAATTGAATTCGGCTACAATTCACTTGTGGCATGCTTCTCATCCACCGCATTCTTCTTTTGAGAGAGGTCTTGCCGTCATCTACGACTCTGCTCCCTCATATCACCTCATATCAACCAGCAATTTCCAAAGCAGTAAGATACTGCAAAATTGATCATGGGAATCCGTCCATGATATTCTCATTAGACCGTCTTTGTGAGGAATAAGTTGTGTTCTCGAGGAATTCCATATCTTCCATCCCTGACTAATTCCTAATCAGGTCGCACATGGTTTCTAATTGAATTAGTATTCTATACTAATCCACTGCACGTGACTCTGCCATCCCCGACTTGCTTCGCTCGACGCGTTGTGCTCGGTTGACTTTGCTTTCTCGAACACTGAACTATGCATGATCTCGTTTTTCCTTGGACCGCATTGGAATATAGCGGACTTTCTTAGTCATTCGACTCTGGTGACAGGTGTCTCTTACTCCAGAATGATCTTCCCGCCATCAACATCCTTCACTCCCCTATCCACCGTCCACCTCCCAAcacctcacctcctccatcccaaATCATGTAATCCAGCGATGGACCTTCTggtcctcctttcctccgtAACGTCACcggcatcagcatcgatTCCAGCTTTCGGACGGAAAGGTAAGGAGAAAGAAGTCTTGCAGAAGACGAAAGTCGGTCTTTGGCGGACGGGAGGTAGTAAAGTCTGGGAAGTCGAGGTAGGGGGTAGAGTTGCGGGTCTGGCTTGgagtgaggatggtgagttagTCCAACCTAACATTTTGGTGGAACACTACTGATGTTTGCTCTCTTGGTGTTCAGGATTGATCCTATCAGTATTG
This region of Kwoniella shandongensis chromosome 7, complete sequence genomic DNA includes:
- a CDS encoding ribonuclease HII; translation: MSHPIDPVNVSPIPPLQDSYTYHSALPSSVSGLPTNESEGWMMGIDEAGRGRPMVYAAAYCPLSFKPTLEDIGFDDSKALSADTRQSLWESFDEHTPLCYSSTSLSPQDISRNMLRRVPINLNRQAEDATIGLIRSALERGVNLKECYVDALGPAPQWQARLTAIFPTITFTVCPKADSLFKIVGAASIIAKVTRDRYVHEWVDPEDMGVDGTHPLKVEGEEPIARGSGYPSDPKTQAFLKEGLDPVFGYKGIVRFSWATVKVLMDKQGVECKWIDDQSQPSAASWFGAEADTGRPKVWRDLGATGVGEL